Proteins found in one Corynebacterium sanguinis genomic segment:
- a CDS encoding ParA family protein → MTSESLFEPDQAGEEKVGLTGRPLREFAQPKQLDRHGPAKVISMVNQKGGVGKTTSTINLGACLAEQGRKVLLVDLDPQGALSAGLGVPHDEEQITVYDLLFDNTASIHAAIKHSNVAGLDLVPANIDLSAAEIQLVNEVGREHTLARALRPVRGEYDIILLDCGPSLGLLTVNALAASHGVIIPMECEYFSLRGLALLTDTVEKVRDRINFDLEIVGILVTMFDRRTSHAREVMDRVLEVFGDTVFDTVITRTVRFPETSVAGEPIITWAPRSQGAEQYRNLALEVLERTDN, encoded by the coding sequence ATGACCAGCGAGTCGTTGTTCGAGCCAGATCAAGCTGGTGAGGAGAAAGTCGGCCTCACCGGCCGGCCCTTGCGCGAGTTTGCCCAGCCTAAGCAGCTCGACCGCCACGGCCCGGCGAAGGTGATCTCCATGGTCAACCAGAAGGGCGGGGTGGGCAAGACCACGTCCACCATCAACCTCGGGGCGTGCCTGGCGGAGCAGGGCCGTAAAGTCCTGCTCGTTGACTTGGACCCCCAGGGCGCGCTTTCGGCCGGGTTGGGCGTGCCGCATGACGAGGAGCAGATCACCGTTTACGACCTGCTGTTCGACAACACGGCGAGCATCCACGCCGCGATCAAGCACTCCAACGTCGCCGGGCTCGACCTCGTGCCGGCTAACATCGACCTGTCCGCCGCCGAGATCCAGTTGGTTAACGAGGTAGGCCGGGAACACACCCTGGCCCGGGCGCTTCGCCCGGTGCGCGGGGAGTACGACATCATTCTGCTGGACTGCGGCCCGTCGCTGGGCCTGCTCACGGTCAACGCGCTCGCCGCCTCGCACGGGGTGATCATCCCCATGGAGTGCGAGTACTTCTCCCTGCGCGGGCTCGCACTGCTGACGGACACGGTGGAAAAGGTGCGCGACCGCATCAACTTCGACCTCGAGATCGTGGGCATCCTGGTCACCATGTTTGACCGCCGCACCTCCCACGCGCGCGAGGTGATGGACCGGGTGCTTGAGGTCTTCGGCGACACGGTCTTCGACACCGTGATCACCCGCACCGTGCGCTTTCCGGAGACCTCCGTCGCCGGCGAGCCGATTATCACGTGGGCCCCGCGCTCGCAGGGCGCCGAGCAGTACCGCAACCTCGCGCTCGAGGTGCTCGAGCGCACGGACAACTAG
- the xerD gene encoding site-specific tyrosine recombinase XerD, with product MNLRQVATMWLNHLAVERGVSANTLSNYRRDVERYLAWLEAAGIRQLDDVTTNHIEAYVADLRRGVGDAKPLSASSASRALVVARGLHKFAAAEGLIHADVASAVAPPRAGEKLPDTLSIDEVARLLDACPTRTPFELRDKALVEVLYATGARVSEVLGLVVDDMASGADVLTVTGKGDKQRLVPLGSHAREAVDAYLVRGRPALATGATHALFLNRRGTALSRQSAWGIIKDAAERAGLAKDISPHTLRHSFATHLLEGGADVRTVQELLGHASVTTTQIYTHVTADNLREVWRMAHPRA from the coding sequence ATGAACCTGCGCCAGGTGGCCACGATGTGGTTAAACCACCTCGCGGTGGAGCGCGGGGTGTCCGCCAACACCCTGAGCAACTACCGCCGCGACGTCGAGCGCTACCTCGCCTGGCTCGAGGCAGCGGGCATCCGCCAGCTTGACGACGTCACCACCAACCACATCGAGGCATACGTCGCTGACCTGCGCCGCGGTGTCGGGGACGCGAAGCCGCTGTCGGCGTCTTCGGCGAGCAGGGCGCTCGTGGTGGCGCGGGGGCTGCACAAGTTCGCCGCCGCCGAGGGGCTCATCCACGCCGACGTCGCGTCTGCCGTCGCGCCGCCGCGGGCGGGGGAGAAGCTGCCCGACACGCTGAGCATCGACGAGGTCGCGCGGCTTCTCGACGCCTGCCCCACGCGCACCCCCTTCGAGCTGCGCGACAAAGCGCTGGTGGAGGTGCTCTACGCCACCGGGGCACGCGTCTCCGAGGTCCTGGGCTTAGTTGTTGACGACATGGCCTCCGGCGCGGACGTGCTCACGGTCACCGGCAAGGGCGACAAGCAGCGGTTGGTTCCGCTGGGCTCGCACGCGCGCGAGGCGGTGGATGCCTACCTGGTGCGGGGGCGGCCGGCGCTGGCGACGGGGGCGACGCACGCACTGTTTCTCAACCGGCGCGGAACAGCGCTATCTAGGCAAAGCGCGTGGGGGATTATCAAAGACGCGGCCGAGCGGGCGGGGCTGGCCAAGGACATCTCCCCGCACACCCTGCGCCACTCCTTTGCCACGCATCTGCTCGAGGGAGGAGCCGACGTGCGCACCGTCCAGGAGCTGCTCGGCCACGCCTCCGTGACCACGACACAGATTTACACACACGTCACCGCGGACAACCTACGCGAGGTGTGGCGCATGGCTCATCCCCGCGCGTGA
- a CDS encoding NUDIX domain-containing protein, whose protein sequence is MPHNFTVTHSELLVDAPILALRRDTVTMPGGGDAKREIVEHLGAVAVVALDEGNRIALVTQYRHSVKRRLQELPAGILDVAGESELDCAKRELYEEAGLEASDWSVLVDLVTSPGFAEEAVRVFCARDLTVVDRPDAEDEEADMTLEWVALDEARSRVFAGEITNAIAVAGVLAAAAVADGVASPRSTAEPFDLRPTSMAERRKANGSDLKKPS, encoded by the coding sequence ATGCCGCACAACTTCACCGTGACCCATTCCGAGCTGCTTGTCGACGCCCCCATCCTCGCCCTGCGCCGCGACACCGTGACCATGCCGGGCGGAGGCGATGCGAAGCGCGAGATCGTCGAGCACCTCGGCGCCGTGGCGGTCGTCGCGCTCGATGAGGGCAACCGCATTGCCCTGGTGACGCAGTACCGCCACTCGGTGAAGCGTCGCCTGCAGGAGTTGCCCGCGGGGATTTTGGATGTGGCGGGGGAGTCCGAGCTCGACTGCGCGAAGCGCGAGCTCTACGAAGAGGCCGGGCTTGAGGCATCCGACTGGAGCGTGCTGGTGGACCTCGTGACCTCGCCGGGGTTCGCGGAGGAGGCGGTGCGCGTTTTCTGTGCGCGCGATCTGACCGTGGTGGATCGCCCGGACGCCGAGGATGAGGAGGCCGACATGACGCTCGAGTGGGTAGCGCTCGATGAGGCCCGGTCGCGGGTTTTCGCCGGCGAGATCACCAACGCCATTGCGGTCGCCGGGGTGTTGGCGGCAGCGGCAGTTGCGGACGGGGTGGCGTCGCCACGCAGCACCGCCGAGCCCTTCGACCTGCGACCGACCTCGATGGCCGAGCGTCGCAAGGCGAATGGCAGCGACTTGAAGAAGCCGTCGTAG
- a CDS encoding copper transporter, with protein sequence MRQNTGAPGFVAAGLGWGLAAGLALGVLLIAPAMGALQGASTSEAQSRDPQEQSAEAEAAAANEVLAAKAEEMVEGELEGNAIVMIRAAGVDDDSADKQRWLLNTAGADNAGTITLTEKFTSQDAANELSTIISSTLPAGAQLSVDNRSPGVHAGEALAAGLGEASATDREFLLETLAQAGFLTYDDSVTVADAAVLLTGPTAQDSPYADRLLADMAQAFNAAGGTLVVAGEGTAASEGAPRVDYADTEAGRVNTVFTLRDELP encoded by the coding sequence ATGAGGCAGAACACAGGTGCACCGGGTTTCGTTGCCGCGGGGCTCGGCTGGGGACTTGCGGCGGGTCTCGCTCTGGGAGTGCTTCTCATCGCGCCAGCGATGGGGGCGTTGCAGGGGGCGTCGACAAGCGAGGCGCAAAGCCGGGACCCACAGGAGCAGTCCGCTGAGGCCGAGGCGGCCGCCGCGAACGAGGTGCTGGCGGCCAAGGCCGAGGAGATGGTCGAGGGCGAGCTCGAGGGCAACGCGATCGTAATGATTCGCGCCGCGGGTGTTGACGACGACAGCGCGGACAAGCAGCGCTGGCTGCTCAACACCGCGGGTGCCGACAACGCCGGCACGATCACGCTGACGGAGAAGTTCACCTCCCAGGACGCGGCAAACGAGCTAAGCACCATCATCTCCAGTACCCTGCCCGCCGGCGCGCAGCTGTCCGTGGACAACCGCTCGCCCGGCGTTCATGCAGGTGAGGCGCTGGCCGCGGGGCTCGGGGAGGCGAGCGCGACTGATCGCGAGTTCCTGCTTGAGACGCTGGCGCAGGCGGGTTTTCTCACTTACGACGACTCCGTCACCGTGGCCGACGCCGCCGTGCTGCTGACGGGGCCCACCGCGCAGGATTCCCCCTACGCCGACCGGCTGCTCGCTGACATGGCGCAGGCCTTCAACGCCGCCGGGGGCACGCTCGTCGTCGCGGGCGAGGGCACCGCCGCGAGCGAGGGCGCGCCGCGCGTCGACTACGCCGACACCGAGGCTGGCCGCGTCAACACCGTGTTCACCCTGCGCGACGAGCTGCCGTAG
- the steA gene encoding putative cytokinetic ring protein SteA → MSRMTVNASNSGATDLTGLTGRIRDCTPQGKGLGKLAAGDIAVVDSPDMTRREAELLADAKPAAVVNLASFSTGSIPNYGPHVLLDAGVPLVEGAGAEARSVLRSGKKATIWADGAIYVGKKLAGNGVFVDRGSVDANFAAAQRSLVDNMEAYFGNTIQFIHSESPLLIDGVGVPELGEAMAGRKVLVVSPLTDAGAELRTRVENLRNFIREYSPVIIGVGPAADTLVDMGYNPDFIVGDPVDISAESLRGHARVILPADPDGHAVGLERIQDLGVGAMTFPAATNSPTDLAILLATFHNAEMIVTVGDPVDLDRIFANPADASPAALLTRLKAGGRLVDSTAIENLYRTTSGSGVAWAWAILGILVALAAVILIVGLGGPGEFTENLVDTWNQIALRVQGWFS, encoded by the coding sequence ATGTCGCGCATGACTGTCAATGCTTCCAATTCGGGCGCCACGGATCTCACCGGGCTGACCGGGCGCATCCGCGATTGCACGCCGCAGGGCAAGGGCCTGGGAAAGCTCGCCGCCGGCGACATCGCCGTCGTTGACTCGCCCGACATGACGCGTCGCGAGGCCGAGCTGCTTGCCGACGCCAAACCCGCCGCCGTGGTCAACCTCGCGAGCTTCTCCACCGGCTCGATTCCCAACTACGGCCCCCACGTGTTGCTTGACGCCGGAGTTCCGCTCGTCGAGGGCGCCGGCGCGGAGGCGCGTTCGGTGCTGCGCAGCGGCAAGAAGGCCACGATTTGGGCCGACGGCGCGATCTACGTGGGCAAGAAGCTCGCCGGCAACGGCGTGTTTGTCGATCGCGGCAGCGTGGATGCGAACTTCGCCGCCGCGCAACGCAGCCTCGTGGACAACATGGAGGCCTACTTCGGCAACACCATCCAGTTCATCCACTCGGAATCGCCGCTGCTTATCGACGGCGTCGGGGTGCCCGAGCTGGGAGAAGCGATGGCGGGGCGCAAGGTGCTCGTCGTTTCCCCGCTGACCGATGCCGGTGCTGAGCTGCGGACCCGGGTTGAGAACCTGCGCAACTTTATCCGCGAATACTCCCCGGTGATCATCGGTGTCGGCCCCGCAGCCGACACGCTGGTGGACATGGGCTACAACCCCGACTTCATCGTCGGCGACCCAGTGGACATCTCCGCGGAGAGCCTGCGCGGCCATGCGCGCGTGATCCTGCCCGCTGACCCCGATGGGCACGCGGTGGGCCTAGAGCGCATCCAGGACCTGGGCGTCGGAGCGATGACGTTCCCGGCGGCTACGAACTCGCCGACCGATCTGGCGATCCTGCTGGCCACCTTCCACAATGCCGAGATGATTGTCACCGTCGGCGACCCGGTCGACCTTGACCGTATCTTTGCCAACCCGGCGGACGCCTCCCCGGCGGCCCTGCTCACGCGGCTGAAAGCCGGGGGGCGCCTGGTCGATTCGACCGCCATCGAAAACCTCTACCGCACGACCTCCGGCTCCGGCGTGGCCTGGGCGTGGGCGATCCTTGGGATCCTGGTGGCGCTGGCTGCGGTGATCCTCATCGTCGGCCTCGGCGGGCCGGGGGAGTTTACGGAGAACCTGGTCGACACGTGGAACCAGATCGCGCTGCGCGTGCAGGGGTGGTTTAGCTAA